The following proteins come from a genomic window of Gadus morhua chromosome 11, gadMor3.0, whole genome shotgun sequence:
- the trip13 gene encoding pachytene checkpoint protein 2 homolog isoform X1, with the protein MEGDNMDVSHRSQSVHVEVHVKSHSTAKRSDVRTHVLALLGRHCTVFGNQKWRDFDEEFLKKNVESVAVVDEEDMPVDLKSSDVSLHIFTLNDDGPSTLNLEENEELSAANHWLLPAAEFNGIWESLVYEDGVKTQLLDYVSTTIFFSDKNVDSNLISWNRVVLLHGPPGTGKTSLCKALAQKLSIRLSNRYSYGQFVEINSHSLFSKWFSESGKLVTKMFQKIQQLIDDKDALVFVLIDEVESLTASRNASQAGTEPSDAIRVVNSVLTQLDQIKRHPNVVILTTSNVTDKIDLAFVDRADIKQYIGPPSEKGIYNIYLSCLEELMKCQIIYPRRQLFTMSELQTMGFVESEVSDHSLILRNIALKSKGLSGRTLRKLPFLAHALFVKTPTVTLERFLEALDQAVTKQKVEKAHLANSV; encoded by the exons ATGGAAGGTGACAATATGGATGTCAGTCATCGGAGCCAGAGTGTTCATGTGGAGGTTCATGTTAAATCTCACAG CACAGCCAAGCGGTCAGATGTGCGGACACATGTCCTGGCTTTACTGGGTCGTCATTGCACTGTTTTTGGAAATCAGAAGTGGAGAGATTTTGACGAAGAGTTCCTAAAGAAGAATGTGGAATCTGTTGCTGTTGTAGATGAGGAGGACATG CCTGTGGATCTGAAGAGCTCTGATGTTTCCCTGCACATCTTCACTCTTAATGATGATGGCCCTAGCACGCTCAACctggaggagaacgaggagctCTCGGCAGCCAATCACTGGCTACTGCCGGCAG CTGAATTTAATGGAATTTGGGAGAGCCTGGTATATGAAGATGGAGTTAAAACACAG CTTTTGGATTATGTCTCGACGACAATTTTCTTCTCAGACAAAAATGTTGACAGCAACCTTATATCGTGGAACCGTGTTGTGCTGCTTCATG GTCCCCCAGGCACAGGGAAGACATCCTTATGCAAAGCACTTGCACAGAAGTTGTCCATTAGACTTTCAAACCG GTATTCCTACGGGCAGTTTGTTGAGATAAACAGCCACAGCCTCTTCTCAAAGTGGTTCTCAGAG AGTGGTAAACTGGTGACTAAGATGTTCCAGAAGATCCAGCAGCTTATCGATGACAAAGACGCTCTTGTGTTTGTTCTGATTGATGAG GTGGAGAGCCTCACTGCATCGAGGAACGCAAGCCAAGCGGGAACGGAGCCTTCCGACGCCATCCGAGTGGTCAACTCTGTTCTTACGCAACTAGACCAAATAAAGCG ACACCCCAACGTGGTGATCCTGACGACCTCCAACGTGACGGACAAGATCGACCTGGCGTTTGTGGACCGGGCAGACATCAAGCAGTACATCGGCCCCCCGTCGGAGAAGGGCATCTACAACATCTACCTGTCCTGCCTTGAAGAGCTCATGAAG TGCCAGATAATCTACCCTCGACGTCAGCTGTTTACCATGTCTGAGCTTCAGACCATGGGCTTTGTGGAGAGTGAGGTGTCGGATCACAGTCTGATCCTGAGAAACATTGCTCT AAAGAGCAAAGGTCTGAGTGGAAGAACACTCAGAAAGTTGCCTTTCTTGGCCCATGCCCTCTTTGTAAAG ACGCCGACGGTAACTTTGGAGCGCTTCCTGGAGGCTTTGGACCAGGCCGTCACCAAACAAAAGGTGGAGAAAGCACACTTAGCCAACAGTGTCTGA
- the brd9 gene encoding bromodomain-containing protein 9, whose translation MGKKHKKHKPEWRTVDDYEDKPHEKPLKLVLKVGGSEVTELSGSGHDSSYYDDRSDHDRERHKEKKKKKKKKSDKDKDKHVNDEERRRRKEEKRKKREREQNESQAAASASSAPNVGVAVEPFTLPKSISISIEPEEKKRKKFDLEPELEDFHPNISIKMEMDPLGDRPVRACRTQQENECTPRQQLLEHFQRQLQRKDQHGFFAFPVTDAIAPGYSTIIKHPMDFSTMKDKIFANEYTTMTEFKADFKLMCDNAMVYNRPETVYYKAAKKLLHTGFKMMSKERLLALKRSMSFMQDMDYSQQAAILGDEDLAEETPPLEIIPLPVEFAKKSKKQPVKDLKEAINYLFEPEGNACSLTDSTAEEHVLALVEHAADEARDRINRYMPNSKMGYLRKEAESAIVYAVVNKLDPDKEDEETHPVDLNSLSNKLLPGLTTLGFKDDRRHKVTFLSSAYNTQSLQKNSIYPDLLPDEMDMLYSAYGDDTGVQCALSVQEFVKGCGSVTKRLVDGLLDKMTAGDHTKAVHQIRQKRNMSPKSDETKADICAMQITDGGGLGESSSVLEFMSLKGYPDMSLGISMLNSLGKSVKKEAGHEEGQQHFEEADKLLQEFQEGQGERVGSRPSSNLSSLSNASERDQQHLGSPSHLGGASEMVHDPYEFLQSPEHGSTANS comes from the exons ATGGGAAAGAAACATAAGAAACACAAACCGGAGTGGAGAACAGTAGATG acTACGAGGACAAGCCTCACGAAAAACCTCTGAAGCTCGTCCTCAAAGTGGGTGGCAGCGAGGTGACAGAACTTTCTGGGTCAGGACATGACTCCAGCTATTACGACGACAGGTCCGACCACGACCGAGAACGACataaggagaagaagaagaagaagaagaagaaatctgacaaggacaaagacaaacatgtcaatgatgaggagaggagacgacgCAAG GaggaaaagaggaagaagagggagcgTGAACAGAATGAATCTCAGGCAGCAGCCTCAGCATCCTCTGCTCCTAATGTTGGCGTGGCTGTTGAACCCTTCACTTTGCCAAAGAGTATAAGCATTTCAATAGAG CCggaagagaaaaaaaggaagaagTTTGATCTTGAGCCTGAGTTGGAAGACTTTCACCCCAATATCAGCATCAAGATGGAGATGGATCCATTGGGGGACAGGCCGGTCCGGGCCTGCAGGACACAGCAAG AGAATGAGTGTACTCCTCGTCAACAACTCCTGGAGCACTTCCAGCGCCAGCTCCAGAG AAAAGACCAGCACGGGTTCTTCGCCTTTCCAGTGACTGATGCCATTGCCCCAGGCTACTCGACAATCATCAAACATCCCATGGACTTCAGCACCATGAAAGACAAGATTTTTGCCAATGAATACACTACTATGACAGAATTCAAG GCTGACTTTAAGCTGATGTGTGACAACGCCATGGTGTACAATAGACCAGAGACGGTCTATTACAAAGCTGCCAAGAAGCTGCTCCACACAGGCTTCAAGATGATGAGCAAG GAGCGTCTGTTGGCGCTGAAGCGCAGCATGTCTTTTATGCAGGACATGGACTACTCCCAACAAGCCGCCATCCTGGGAGACGAAGACCTGGCGGAGGAAACCCCTCCCCTGGAGATAATCCCCCTCCCTGTGGAGTTCGCCAAGAAGTCTAAAAAGCAGCCAGTCAAAGACCTGAAAGAGGCTATAAA CTACCTGTTCGAGCCAGAAGGAAACGCCTGCAGTCTAACTGACAGCACAGCGGAGGAGCATGTGCTGGCCTTGGTGGAGCACGCTGCAGATGAGGCCCGGGACCGCATCAACCGCTACATGCCCAACTCTAAG ATGGGCTACTTGCGTAAAGAAGCAGAGAGCGCTATCGTTTATGCTGTCGTGAATAAGCTTGACCCTGATAAAGAAG ATGAGGAGACCCACCCGGTGGACTTAAATTCCCTATCGAATAAACTGTTGCCTGGATTAACGACCCTGGGATTTAAAGACGACCGGAGACACAAAG TGACCTTCCTCAGTAGTGCCTACAACACACAGAGCCTGCAGAAGAACTCCATCTACCCAGACCTGCTCCCAGATGAGATGGACATGCTCTACTCAGCCTATGGCGATGACACCGGGGTACAGTGTGCTCTGAG TGTCCAGGAGTTTGTTAAAGGCTGTGGAAGTGTCACAAAGCGCCTGGTGGATGGCCTCCTGGATAAGATGACTGCAGGGGATCACACAAAAGCTGTCCATCAAATCAGACAG AAAAGAAACATGAGCCCGAAATCTGACGAGACCAAAGCAGATATTTGTGCTATGCAG ATCACAGATGGAGGTGGTCTGGGAGAGAGCAGCTCAGTGCTGGAATTCATGTCGCTGAAGGGCTACCCTGACATGTCTCTAGGTATTTCCATGCTCAATTCCTTAG GTAAAAGTGTGAAGAAGGAGGCGGGACATGAGGAGGGCCAGCAGCACTTTGAGGAGGCAGACAAACTGCTGCAGGAGTTCCAGGAGGGCCAGGGGGAGCGGGTGGGCTCCAGGCCCTCCTCCAACCTGTCCTCACTGTCCAATGCCTCCGAAAGGGACCAGCAGCACCTGG GGAGTCCGTCCCACCTGGGGGGCGCTTCGGAGATGGTGCATGACCCCTACGAGTTTCTGCAGTCACCAGAGCACGGGTCAACAGCCAACAGCTAA
- the trip13 gene encoding pachytene checkpoint protein 2 homolog isoform X2 has protein sequence MEGDNMDVSHRSQSVHVEVHVKSHSTAKRSDVRTHVLALLGRHCTVFGNQKWRDFDEEFLKKNVESVAVVDEEDMPVDLKSSDVSLHIFTLNDDGPSTLNLEENEELSAANHWLLPAAEFNGIWESLVYEDGVKTQLLDYVSTTIFFSDKNVDSNLISWNRVVLLHGPPGTGKTSLCKALAQKLSIRLSNRYSYGQFVEINSHSLFSKWFSESGKLVTKMFQKIQQLIDDKDALVFVLIDEVESLTASRNASQAGTEPSDAIRVVNSVLTQLDQIKRHPNVVILTTSNVTDKIDLAFVDRADIKQYIGPPSEKGIYNIYLSCLEELMKCQIIYPRRQLFTMSELQTMGFVESEVSDHSLILRNIALKSKGLSGRTLRKLPFLAHALFVKCCA, from the exons ATGGAAGGTGACAATATGGATGTCAGTCATCGGAGCCAGAGTGTTCATGTGGAGGTTCATGTTAAATCTCACAG CACAGCCAAGCGGTCAGATGTGCGGACACATGTCCTGGCTTTACTGGGTCGTCATTGCACTGTTTTTGGAAATCAGAAGTGGAGAGATTTTGACGAAGAGTTCCTAAAGAAGAATGTGGAATCTGTTGCTGTTGTAGATGAGGAGGACATG CCTGTGGATCTGAAGAGCTCTGATGTTTCCCTGCACATCTTCACTCTTAATGATGATGGCCCTAGCACGCTCAACctggaggagaacgaggagctCTCGGCAGCCAATCACTGGCTACTGCCGGCAG CTGAATTTAATGGAATTTGGGAGAGCCTGGTATATGAAGATGGAGTTAAAACACAG CTTTTGGATTATGTCTCGACGACAATTTTCTTCTCAGACAAAAATGTTGACAGCAACCTTATATCGTGGAACCGTGTTGTGCTGCTTCATG GTCCCCCAGGCACAGGGAAGACATCCTTATGCAAAGCACTTGCACAGAAGTTGTCCATTAGACTTTCAAACCG GTATTCCTACGGGCAGTTTGTTGAGATAAACAGCCACAGCCTCTTCTCAAAGTGGTTCTCAGAG AGTGGTAAACTGGTGACTAAGATGTTCCAGAAGATCCAGCAGCTTATCGATGACAAAGACGCTCTTGTGTTTGTTCTGATTGATGAG GTGGAGAGCCTCACTGCATCGAGGAACGCAAGCCAAGCGGGAACGGAGCCTTCCGACGCCATCCGAGTGGTCAACTCTGTTCTTACGCAACTAGACCAAATAAAGCG ACACCCCAACGTGGTGATCCTGACGACCTCCAACGTGACGGACAAGATCGACCTGGCGTTTGTGGACCGGGCAGACATCAAGCAGTACATCGGCCCCCCGTCGGAGAAGGGCATCTACAACATCTACCTGTCCTGCCTTGAAGAGCTCATGAAG TGCCAGATAATCTACCCTCGACGTCAGCTGTTTACCATGTCTGAGCTTCAGACCATGGGCTTTGTGGAGAGTGAGGTGTCGGATCACAGTCTGATCCTGAGAAACATTGCTCT AAAGAGCAAAGGTCTGAGTGGAAGAACACTCAGAAAGTTGCCTTTCTTGGCCCATGCCCTCTTTGTAAAG TGTTGTGCGTAG